From Hoeflea sp. 108:
ACGCCCACATCCTGTTCAACTGCATCATCCTGGTGGCCGGCCTGCCGCTCGCCAGGCTGGTCTACAGCGCCTCGGAAAAAATCGTGGCGATGGGCGCCAAGCCCGATGCCGCCAAGGACATGGCGGTGGTCGAGCTCAGCGCGCTGAACGAGGCAGCGCTCGACACCCCGTCCCAGGCGCTCGCCAACGCCACCCGTGAGGTCGTGCGCGTCTGCGAAACCGTCGAGATCATGCTCCAGCGCATCATCGAGCTCTACGAGGATGCCGACGCCGACAAGATCAAGGCGCTGGCCGCCCTCGACGACCGCGTCGACCGCAAGCATGCGGCGATCAAGCTCTACCTCGCCAAGGCGACCATCCGGCCGATGACCGAGGACGAGGCGCTGCGCTGCCAGGAGCTGCTCGGCGCCTGCGTCAAGCTCGAGCAGGTCGGCGACATCATCGTCCGCAACATGCTCGCCCATGTCCAGAAGAAGCTCGACCGCGGCCTCGAATTCACCTCCGAAGGCTGGCGCGAACTTTTGAGCTTCCACCAGGCGGTGCTGGCCAACGCCAGGCTGTCCTTCAACGTGCTGGTCTCACGCGACCTCAAGACGGCGCGCCAGCTGGTGGCCGAAAAGGACCATCTGCGCGACGTCGAGAAGGAAACCAGCCAGAGTCATTTCCTCAGGCTGCGCGACGGCACCATCAAGAGCGTCGAGACCAGCTCCATCCACCTCGACACCATCCGCGACCTCAAGCAGATCAACTCCATGCTCGCCTCCATGGCCTATCCGGTCCTCGAAGAGCACGGCCTGCTCCAGGGCTCGCGCCTGAAGGCAAGCTGAGCAGCGTCGATCCCTTCTCCCCTTGCGGGGTGAAGAGTGGGCGAAGGCCAGGAAAAGCCAACGATTTGGCCTTTCCAATGACGAACGTCCGGAGCCCTGGCGGAGGGCCGGGCCAGCGCGACCTCCCCTTCTCCCCTTGTGGGAGAAGGTGCCCCGAAGGGGCGGATGAGGGGTGCTGGACGGAACGCGGCGTCCCAAGACTTCACAGCACCTTATTCTGCTCCACCTCATTTCTTCCAACACCCCTCATCCGTCTCGGCGCTGCGCGCCGATCCACCTTCTCCCGCAAGGGGAGAAGGAAAGTTTGCGCCGGCCTCGTCCCGAGACGAAAAGCGCCCATCCTGGCCCCAGCGACGGCCCTTGCCTGTCCGCCCCGATCCGGGCGAGGCTGCATTTCCACCTTCAGGGGATCAGCACATGGCCGCGCTCGACCGGGAAAGCCTCATCCAGGACATGACCGCCTGGCGCCATGATCTGCATGCCCACCCGGAATTCGGCTTCGAGGAGAAACGCACCAGCGCCTTCGTCGCGCAGAAGCTGCGCGAGTTCGGCCTCGACGAGGTGGTCGAGGGCGTAGGCGGAACCGGCGTGGTCGGCACGCTCCGGCGCGGCAGCGGCAACCGTGCCGTTGCCCTGAGGGCCGACATGGACGCACTGCGCATCGCCGAGCAAGGCAACCACGCCTACGCCTCGCAGACGCCAGGCGTCATGCATGCCTGCGGCCATGACGGCCACACCGCGATGCTGTTGGGCGCCGCCAAGATGCTCGCCGCCGACGGCGGTTTCGACGGCACCGTGCGCTTCGTCTTCCAGCCGGCCGAGGAATGGGGCAAGGGCGCGCTCGCCATGCTCGACGATCACCTGATGAGCCGCTTCCCCTTCGACGAGATCTATGGCCTGCACAACATGCCCGGCCTGCCGCTCGGCCATTTCGAGACGCGGCCCGGCCCGCTGATGTCGGCCGAGGACAATTTCGAGATCGTGCTCGAAGGCCTGGGCGGCCATGCCGCCCGCCCGCATGTCGGCCGCGAGGTGCTGGTGGCGGCCTGCGCTGTCGTCACCAATTTGCAGACCATTGCCGCGCGCCGGCTCAATCCGGCCGATGTCGCCGTCGTCTCCGTCACCGAGCTCATCACCGACGGCACCCGCAACGCCCTGCCCGGCCACGCCCGCATCCTCGGCGACGCCAGAAGCTTCCGCCCCGAGGTCAGCGCCGAGATCGAACGGCAGATGCGCATCATCGCCGAGGGCACCGCACTTGCCTACAATTGCACGGCGTCAGTGGCCTACAGCAGGGAATTCGTGCCGCTGGTCAACGATGCCGACGCCACCGCCTCCGCCCTTGCTGCCGCAGCAGCGGTGTTCGAGCCGGCCGCGATCAACGGCAAGGGCGAACTGGTCACGGCTTCGGAGGATTTCGCCCGCTTCCTCGACCACGTGCCGGGCTGCTTTGCCTATATCGGCAATGGCGAGACCTCGGCCCCGCTGCACAATCCGCGCTTCGACTTCAACGACGCAGCCCTGATCCACGGCGCAGCCTTCCACGCCGCCATCGTGCGCCAGCGCCTGCCGGCCGGGTGAGCCGCTGCTTGCGCGAATCGACCGAGTTCGTAAACTCTGAAAAGGCCGTGCAGCCTGCCGCTCGCTCCCTTGGGATTGGTGAATGCACCACGAACCAGGTTTTCCCCTCGCGGGCGACCGTCGGCAACGCGAGCACTGACGCCTGAAGTCGCCCCCATAGGGAAAACACCCATGCCAACGCTTGACCGCGTGAAGTCCATGGCCAGAGACCTGCGCAACAGCCTGGCCGAACAGGGCATACACCTCTCCCACAGCGCCTGTCTCGAAACCGTTGCCCGGCAACTCGGCTGCACCGACTGGAACATGCTGAAGGCCAGTTGCGACGCCGGAACGGGCCTCGGCGTCTCAATATTGGTCGAACACGGTTGCGAGGAAGAAGCGGCAGCCTTCTACCAGCGTGCCTTCGGCGCCGTCAGAGGCGGGGTCTACAGATTTGAGGGCAGGCCGATTTCGATAGACCTCAGGATCGGCGACGTTGCCGTCCAGGTCGGCGGCGCCAATCCGCGGCGGGAACTCGAGCCGCATCGCGGCGGTCCCTTCTTCCCCAAGGCTGATGGTGCCGTCAGCGTCGTCTTCATACTGGAGGTCGCCAACGCAGCGGCCGCCCTGCAGAGGGCAGTCGACGCAGGGGCAAGGCTACGAGGAGAGCTCGCGTCGGCCACCGACGGCCGGCGCGGTGCCACTGTCTTTGACCCGTTCGGCCACATCTGGGCCCTGCGCGACAGGACGCCCGTCAGGCTCCGCCGCGCGGCCTGACGGAGCAGCGCCCCTTCCCCCCTTGCGGGGTAAGGAGTGGTGGCCGAAGGCCAGGAAAAGCCAACGATGCTTTTCCAACGACGAACGCCCGGAGCCATAGCGGAGGCCGGGCGGCCCCGAAGGGGCGGATGAGGGGTGCTGGACGGAGCTTCGGCATCCGAAGGCCTGTCGCTTCACAGCACCCTATTCTGCCCCGCCTCATTCCTTCCAACACCCCTCCGTCTCGGCGCTGCGCGCCGATCCACCTTCTCCCACAAGGGGAGAAGGAAAAGCGCGGTATTAGGTAGAAAACGCCACCAACGCCATATCAAGTCATTGATTGAAAATAGCATTTTCGATGGCTGATAAGGGGTGGCTAGTGAACTGTCGGCTTTTGGAAGAGCCTCCAAGAAAAGCAGACATTGGTGGGTTAGCGAACCAGGGGCCGAAATCGGATCGGCGGCTTCTGGAGACCATATTTATTCAAGCAGCGCGAGTTTCTGGTCGGACAAGCAGCTAACGCGCTTTCATTCGCACCTGACGCGGACTCTTTCCGTATTTGCGGGTAAAGCGGTAGCTGAAATAGCCCGGGTCATTGAACCCGTTGGCGAATGCAATGTCCTGTATCGTCCGGTTGCGCTGATTTGAGCGCTGGAGCGTGCGGTAGCAGCGGTCGAGGCGCTCGCTCTCGATCCATTTGTGCAAGGTCGTTCCCGTGGCACTGAAAAGCTTGTGCAAGTAGCGAACGGAAATGCCCGCCTTTGCCGCCACGAAGGAAACCGACAGCTCCGGGTCCGAAAGATTGACGATCACGATGCTGCGGATGCGTCGGATGATATGGTCGTGCGATTGCGTGAGTTCATCGCCCAGGGACGTATCGTCGTCCGGGTCTGAATCGGCGATAAGATCCAGGATCGCGGTAGCGAGTGAATATCCAGCCTGTGGTCCCATATCCGTGGGATCGGCTTCGAGCGATCGCAGTATCCGGGAAGCCAGGCCGCTGGCGCCGCCCTCACCGCGGAATATGTGCCCGCACACCCTGTCGGTGCTCAGCCCACGGTGAACGAACTCGTTGCGCGGGAACCGGACCACGACCCGCCGAACCGGGCCTTCGAACTCGATGGAATAGGGCAGAGTGCTGTCGACGATGCTGAAGTCGCCTGGCGTCAGACGCACGTCACGGCCGATATGCCGCGTGACACCGGTTCCGACTACCTGCAGCGCCAGCAGATAGTCCTTGCCATTGTCACGGCCGATATTGGCAAGGCTTCGTTCGATGACGACCGGTTCACAGTCGACGAAGGAACAGTCGAGGAAACCGACCTGACTCTTTCTAATCTTGGCCTGGTAGGCGTTGGTTTCGAACCGATGAGCCGACAAATCGGCGATCTGGCAGATTGCCTCCTGGAAACTCGTGAAACGGGCGGTCGGATCGACCGCATCAGTGGACAGGACAGTGATCATCGGCACCAACAACCCCATGCACGTTAGCGCAGCGGTCCAGCGCTCACAAGTGCACAACTCCACCCGCCGGAGTGCACAATCGCGGCATTCTTCATGCACGATCGTACCAAGACTTCCTTCCCCGTCGAAGCTTTACTGGGATCAAGCGATGGTGATCACAACCATGCATTCAACAATCTGGGGAACAACGATGAACCGTATCTCACGCAGAATGACTGGTGTGTCGTTTACAGCGTTCGCATTGGCGGCGACCGCAGTGCTACCGGCCAGCGCGAATCAGGCCGCCATCGACTTCGCCAAGAAAGTCGTCGGCCAGGCTACCAACACCGTCATGTCACGCGATCCGCTGGGCGAAGGCTCATCGCGCTGGACCGGCGCGGAAGCTTCGCCGAAACCCGTCAAGGACGCGACGATCGCGGTGGTTCCATGCCCTCTCGCTCTCTCCGTTTGCCAGACCACACTTGCGGACGCCACGGCGGCCGCCGAGGCTATGGGCTGGAAGGTCATACCGATCGATTCGAAGGGCGATCCCGCGGTTACCCAAAAAGCCGTCGAGGCAGCAATAAACCGCGATGTAAGCTGCGTGCTTACCCTTGGCTCCCCATCGCGCGATATCCGCGCTCAGATCCAGCGGGGCAAGGAGAAGGGGATCGCTTTCGTGACGGGCTTCTCCGACGACCCGAGGGAGTTTGGCGGCGATATCGGCTTCGGCATCGACCAGACCGCTGCCGGCAAGCTTCTCGCAGCCTATGTGGTTGCCAATGGCGGCGGCAACGTCGTCATGTTCACGGCCCCCGCCTTCCCGCAGCTGGGTGAACGGCTTCAGGGCTTCAAGGACTATCTCGCCGAGCATGGCGGTGATGTCGCCACGGTCGTGGAAGAGGTAGAGTTCAATGTAGGCGCGGGCGCCGCCGACCTGATCACCAAGACACAGGCGCTGCTGACCAAGCACCCCAAGGACAGCATCCAGTGGGTGCTGGGACCGTATGACGAATCGCTCGTTCCGGTTCTCGCGACGGCACGGCAGCGCGACCGGACCGAGATCAAGGCGCTGGGCTTTGACGGTGAACCCGTCGCGGTAGACTCCATCGTTTCGGGAGGCGGCCAGGTCGCGACCATCAACTGGGGCCTGGAATGGGTGGCGTGGGCTGGCATCGACGAATGCAATCGCGCGATCAACAAGGCTGAGGTCGGCGTGAACAAGGATTTCCCACTTCAGCTGACCATCGAGTCGAATGCAACACCCCGCAAGCGCTACGATCCGGGCTTCGACTTCAAGACGAAATATCGTGAGATCTGGGCGGCGGCGAACTAGCCGGCGGAACACATGTGTCGGGGCCATCGCGGCAGGCACAGCGCCCGCCGCAGGCTCCATACGCTCGCGGACAAAGCATCGACATGTCGCTTCTCCAATTCTCGAACATCGCAAAGACCTTCGGCGAGACCCGCGCACTGAAGGGAGTGGATTTCGATGTGCGCAAAGGCGAAATCCACGCGCTCGTCGGAGAGAACGGCGCCGGAAAGTCGACACTCATCCGCATACTCGCGGGAGACTTCTCGCCTGATCACGGTTTAATGCTTCTGGCCGGAAGCCCGCTGCGCCTCCTGCATCCAAGCGATGCGCTGGCTGCCGGAATTGGCTTCGTCCATCAGAGACCGCCTTTCATCCCCGACCTTTCGATCACGGAGAACTTTCTCCTCGGCCTTCCCTATCAACATCGGAAGGCAGGGCTGATCGACTGGAAAACCCAGCATGGCGAATGCGAAGCGAGTCTGGCATCGCTGGGACTCTCGGTCGATCCGCGGACTCCTCTCGCCTCCCTGAGCGCGCATCAGCGCCAGATGGTCGCATTGGGAAGGGCCTTGCTGCGCAAGCCCAGGCTGCTGGTTCTCGACGAGGTCACGGCGTCTCTGTCCGAACCGGAAGTTCGTACTCTCCTCGACACCATCCGCAAACTGAAGGAGCGCGGTGTAAGCGTCATCTATGTCAGTCATCGCCTTGAAGAGGTTTTCAGGATCGCCGACCGTGTGACGGTCTTGCGCGACGGGCGGCGGATATCGACCACGCCGCTTGCAGAAATGACCGAGGGCGGACTGGTGCGCGACATCGTTGGGTCCGACATGCAGGACCTTTTTGTACGCAAGGCCGGTCCGGTCGCCAAGGATCGCGAAACGCTGGTTTCGGTGAAAGGGCTTGGCGACAGCAGACTCAGCGATATCAACTTCGACATAGCCAGGGGCGAGATCATTGGAATAGCCGGCCTCGGAGGCTCAGGCAGGTCACGAATACTTCGCATGCTTGCAGGCGCGTCACCCAGCACTGCCGGCGACGTGCTCATTGAAGGCAGGCCCGTCGCAACCGGCTCGGTCCGGGACGCCCTGAAGGCGGGGATTGCGCTTGTGACGGAAGAACGGGGCCATGATGGCTTCGTCGACACGCTGCCCATCTGGCAGAATGTAACCCTGCCATGGGCCAGCCGGTTCCGAACCGGGGGACTTCTGAATCTTCGCGCCGAACAACAGAAGACCGAGGAAGCGACAAAGCGATTCTCCGTGAGGATGCCTTCGATCCACGCCTCCATGTCGGCTCTCTCCGGCGGAAATCAACAGAAGGTCATCTTCTCGCGATGGGTGCTGGGTCCGGTTCGCCTGCTCCTGCTCGATGAGCCGACGCATGGCGTCGACATCGGATCCAAGACCCAGATCTATGGCGCCATTCGCGCGCTTGCCGGCGAAGGTCGCGGGGTTCTGGTGGTGTCATCAGAATTGGAGGAACTCCAAGCCCTTTGCGATCGCGTTCTGTTGCTGAGGGATGGAACGATCATCGACGAACTTAGCGGCGCCGATATCTCGAAGGATTCGATGCTGCATCGTCTTCTATCCTCTTCTGACAGCACAAAGGTCGCGGTATGACGATCCCGGAAACTTCCGCCCAAACCACCACAACCAGTCCCACCGAGCGCTCTTCCTGGACCGGCAGTTTTGACCTGGCGTCCGCGGCGCCTGTGATTTTTCTCTTTGTGCTGATCATCGGTTTCTCGATCGCCGAGCCCGCATATTTCCCGACCCGCGAAAACTTCGTGACCATCCTCAATGATGGAGCCCTGCTCGCGCTCCTCGCCTGCGGCCTGACGCTGGTGCTGATCGTCGGCGAATTCGATCTTTCCATCGCCGCGACGGCATCTTTCGCCGGCGCGCTTGCGACAGTCCTGATCACGCAGTTCGGCTGGCCTATTCCGACGGCGTTGCTGGTCGTTTTGATCAGCGCTCTGGTGATCGGTGCGTTCAACGGCATTCTCGTCACAGTGCTTGAAATTCCAGCACTGGTCGCGACGATCGGTACGGCAAGCCTGCTTGACGGCGCGACGCTCTGGGTGACAGGAAACTCTGTCATTTTCACCGGCTTTACCGATGCGTTCATACGGTACGGCTCGTGGCGCATCGCCGGATTGCAGGCGCCATTCTTCTATCTTCTCGTTCTGTCCGTCGTGATCGCCGTAGCACTGCGCTACACGGTTACTGGACGCCATCTCTACGCGACCGGCGGCAACCGGGCAGCAAGCCGCATGGCTGGAATTCGGGTCAACCGCAACGTCCTTCTCGCGTTCATTGCCTGCGCCGTCCTGGCGAGCATCACCGGCTTCATGTATACCGCCAGGCAGGGCTCGCTGACGCCCCTATTCGGCACATCGATGATGCTTCCGGCATATGCCGCAGCCTTCCTCGGCTATGTGACTCTGGCCAACAAGCGCTTCCACATTCTCGGCACCGTGATCGGCGTCTATATCATCGGGACCGGCACCCTTGGCCTGCTCCTGATCGGCGCACCGGCCTATTCGCAGCAGCTGTTCGCAGGTGCAGTACTTATCGCTGCGACAGGCGGATCACGTGTCCGCAACCTCCTGCACAAGTGATGCCAGCCAAGTGACTCCCGCCATGCCAAACGCCACAATACAAACGAGTTTCGTCGGCGCATCTCCCCGCATCGCGGTCGAGAGCGTTGGCGAGGGAGAACTTGTCGTCTTCATGCACGGCATTGGCGGCAACAGGCGAAACTGGCGAGATAATCTCCCGGTTTTCGGCGAGCATTTTTGCGCCGTCGCCTGGGATGCTCGCGGGTACGGCGACAGCGACGACTACGAAACGGAGCTGCGGTTCCGGGATTTCGCCGACGATTTGGCGAGGGTGCTCGATCATTTCGGCGAAGAGCGCGCGCACATCATCGGACTGTCGATGGGCGGTCGCATCGCGATGGATTTCGCCTACGCCTATCCCGACCGGCTGCGCACGATCACCCTATGCGCGACCAACACAGGCTTTTCGCGCTTCTCGCCGGAGGCCCGAGCGGAATTCATCCGCTCCCGCAGGGAACCGCTGATGAACGGAAAGGAGCCGGTCGACATCGCCGGGCCCGTGGCGCAATCGCTCATGGGGCCGAAGGCGTCAGCGGCAGCTCTGGCCCAGCTCGTCGACAGCATGTCGAGGCTTCACAAGCACAGCTACATCAAAAGTATCGAGGCGCTGGTGAATCTCGACACCCATGTCAGCCTGGACCACATCGCAGTGCCGGCCCATGTCATGTGCGGGTCCGACGATCCGCTCACCCCGCTCTCCATGTCCAGAGAGATCACCCAGCTCATCCCGCAGGCTACGTTGACCGTGGTGCCGGATGCTGGCCATCTTCTCAACATCGAGAACCCGGTAGATTTCAACGCAGCCGCCCTGAACTTCCTGCTTCGCCACCAGCAGGAATGAAGAAGGTAGGGCGGCCATATCCAGCCAGAGAGCCAGGGAGAAAAACGATGTCGGAGCAAGCAGCGCAGTTTGGTGGAGGAACCGGGATCGACCAGAAGATTGCCGCCCGCATTTCCGACGGGAAGGCCTGGGAGGCGCTTCCCGATGACATCTTCGTCATAGACGGGGTTGCGCACACCTATAATCACGACCCGGAAAATCTGGTGCCCGGTTCATATGCGCCCATGATGACGCAGATGCTGTGGGGCATCCACGAATTCTATACGCCGCGCGGTGTGCCCAAATGGCTTGTGCCGCAGCAGCATCGGATAATGCAGGACGCCGACCTGATCGGCCATTCGCTCTTCGGCGAGAGCCAGGTCGATGCATGCGTCTATCATCACCTGCCAATCTTCAATCTCTTCAGGGATGGCGGCGGTCCGCTCTACGTCGGCAAGGAGATGCGTGACCGTTGGCCCGGCCGTGTCCTGATTTATGGCGGCATCAGCCCCTACCACGACAACGTGCTCGACGAGATCGACCGCTTCATCGACGAGGAGCAGGTATCGGCCTTCAAGTTCTATCCCCTCGATCTGGTGGGCGGCACGGTGCGCGGCACCAGGATGGACGACGAGAAGCTGATGTTCCCGCTGTACGAGCGGATGCTCAAGCGTGGCATCAAGACCGTGGCGATGCACAAGGCGATCCCCTTCGGCAATGTCGGCCACGAGTACTTCATGGTCGATGACGTCAACGATGCCGCGACCAGTTTCCCCGAAATGAACTTCGAAATCTTCCACGGCGGTTTTGCCTTCCTCGAAGACACCGTCCTCAAGGCGACCTACAACTCGAACGTGACGATCAACCTGGAAGGCACCAGCGCGCTGATCTTCTATGCACCGGAACGGCTTGCCCACATACTCGGCTCGCTGGTTCAGGCGGGCGCGGCGGACCGTGTTGTCTGGGGAACCGGCGTTCCGGTCATCCATCCCCAGCCGTTCCTCGAGGCGTTCTGGAACTTCCAGATTCCGGTCAGCATGCAGGAAGGCTATGCCTATCCGGCGCTGACACCCGAGATCAAGCGCATGATGCTCGGGGGGACCCAGGCACGCATCCTGAACCTTGACGTGGAAAAGCTGAAGCGGGTTGCCGCCACCGATGAGTTTGCCAATCGCGACCGACTGGCAGAGCCTTGGACAAGCGGCAGGAGGACAGCATGATGGATATGCGCAGCGTGGTGGAAGCCGCACTAGATGAGATCATAGATCCCTGCAGCGCGGGAATCGGCAAGCCTGTCGGACTTGTACGAATGGGGT
This genomic window contains:
- a CDS encoding amidohydrolase, whose protein sequence is MAALDRESLIQDMTAWRHDLHAHPEFGFEEKRTSAFVAQKLREFGLDEVVEGVGGTGVVGTLRRGSGNRAVALRADMDALRIAEQGNHAYASQTPGVMHACGHDGHTAMLLGAAKMLAADGGFDGTVRFVFQPAEEWGKGALAMLDDHLMSRFPFDEIYGLHNMPGLPLGHFETRPGPLMSAEDNFEIVLEGLGGHAARPHVGREVLVAACAVVTNLQTIAARRLNPADVAVVSVTELITDGTRNALPGHARILGDARSFRPEVSAEIERQMRIIAEGTALAYNCTASVAYSREFVPLVNDADATASALAAAAAVFEPAAINGKGELVTASEDFARFLDHVPGCFAYIGNGETSAPLHNPRFDFNDAALIHGAAFHAAIVRQRLPAG
- a CDS encoding glyoxalase superfamily protein, with protein sequence MPTLDRVKSMARDLRNSLAEQGIHLSHSACLETVARQLGCTDWNMLKASCDAGTGLGVSILVEHGCEEEAAAFYQRAFGAVRGGVYRFEGRPISIDLRIGDVAVQVGGANPRRELEPHRGGPFFPKADGAVSVVFILEVANAAAALQRAVDAGARLRGELASATDGRRGATVFDPFGHIWALRDRTPVRLRRAA
- a CDS encoding helix-turn-helix domain-containing protein, which produces MITVLSTDAVDPTARFTSFQEAICQIADLSAHRFETNAYQAKIRKSQVGFLDCSFVDCEPVVIERSLANIGRDNGKDYLLALQVVGTGVTRHIGRDVRLTPGDFSIVDSTLPYSIEFEGPVRRVVVRFPRNEFVHRGLSTDRVCGHIFRGEGGASGLASRILRSLEADPTDMGPQAGYSLATAILDLIADSDPDDDTSLGDELTQSHDHIIRRIRSIVIVNLSDPELSVSFVAAKAGISVRYLHKLFSATGTTLHKWIESERLDRCYRTLQRSNQRNRTIQDIAFANGFNDPGYFSYRFTRKYGKSPRQVRMKAR
- a CDS encoding substrate-binding domain-containing protein, translating into MVITTMHSTIWGTTMNRISRRMTGVSFTAFALAATAVLPASANQAAIDFAKKVVGQATNTVMSRDPLGEGSSRWTGAEASPKPVKDATIAVVPCPLALSVCQTTLADATAAAEAMGWKVIPIDSKGDPAVTQKAVEAAINRDVSCVLTLGSPSRDIRAQIQRGKEKGIAFVTGFSDDPREFGGDIGFGIDQTAAGKLLAAYVVANGGGNVVMFTAPAFPQLGERLQGFKDYLAEHGGDVATVVEEVEFNVGAGAADLITKTQALLTKHPKDSIQWVLGPYDESLVPVLATARQRDRTEIKALGFDGEPVAVDSIVSGGGQVATINWGLEWVAWAGIDECNRAINKAEVGVNKDFPLQLTIESNATPRKRYDPGFDFKTKYREIWAAAN
- a CDS encoding sugar ABC transporter ATP-binding protein; the encoded protein is MSLLQFSNIAKTFGETRALKGVDFDVRKGEIHALVGENGAGKSTLIRILAGDFSPDHGLMLLAGSPLRLLHPSDALAAGIGFVHQRPPFIPDLSITENFLLGLPYQHRKAGLIDWKTQHGECEASLASLGLSVDPRTPLASLSAHQRQMVALGRALLRKPRLLVLDEVTASLSEPEVRTLLDTIRKLKERGVSVIYVSHRLEEVFRIADRVTVLRDGRRISTTPLAEMTEGGLVRDIVGSDMQDLFVRKAGPVAKDRETLVSVKGLGDSRLSDINFDIARGEIIGIAGLGGSGRSRILRMLAGASPSTAGDVLIEGRPVATGSVRDALKAGIALVTEERGHDGFVDTLPIWQNVTLPWASRFRTGGLLNLRAEQQKTEEATKRFSVRMPSIHASMSALSGGNQQKVIFSRWVLGPVRLLLLDEPTHGVDIGSKTQIYGAIRALAGEGRGVLVVSSELEELQALCDRVLLLRDGTIIDELSGADISKDSMLHRLLSSSDSTKVAV
- a CDS encoding ABC transporter permease, whose protein sequence is MTIPETSAQTTTTSPTERSSWTGSFDLASAAPVIFLFVLIIGFSIAEPAYFPTRENFVTILNDGALLALLACGLTLVLIVGEFDLSIAATASFAGALATVLITQFGWPIPTALLVVLISALVIGAFNGILVTVLEIPALVATIGTASLLDGATLWVTGNSVIFTGFTDAFIRYGSWRIAGLQAPFFYLLVLSVVIAVALRYTVTGRHLYATGGNRAASRMAGIRVNRNVLLAFIACAVLASITGFMYTARQGSLTPLFGTSMMLPAYAAAFLGYVTLANKRFHILGTVIGVYIIGTGTLGLLLIGAPAYSQQLFAGAVLIAATGGSRVRNLLHK
- a CDS encoding alpha/beta hydrolase — encoded protein: MSATSCTSDASQVTPAMPNATIQTSFVGASPRIAVESVGEGELVVFMHGIGGNRRNWRDNLPVFGEHFCAVAWDARGYGDSDDYETELRFRDFADDLARVLDHFGEERAHIIGLSMGGRIAMDFAYAYPDRLRTITLCATNTGFSRFSPEARAEFIRSRREPLMNGKEPVDIAGPVAQSLMGPKASAAALAQLVDSMSRLHKHSYIKSIEALVNLDTHVSLDHIAVPAHVMCGSDDPLTPLSMSREITQLIPQATLTVVPDAGHLLNIENPVDFNAAALNFLLRHQQE
- a CDS encoding amidohydrolase family protein yields the protein MSEQAAQFGGGTGIDQKIAARISDGKAWEALPDDIFVIDGVAHTYNHDPENLVPGSYAPMMTQMLWGIHEFYTPRGVPKWLVPQQHRIMQDADLIGHSLFGESQVDACVYHHLPIFNLFRDGGGPLYVGKEMRDRWPGRVLIYGGISPYHDNVLDEIDRFIDEEQVSAFKFYPLDLVGGTVRGTRMDDEKLMFPLYERMLKRGIKTVAMHKAIPFGNVGHEYFMVDDVNDAATSFPEMNFEIFHGGFAFLEDTVLKATYNSNVTINLEGTSALIFYAPERLAHILGSLVQAGAADRVVWGTGVPVIHPQPFLEAFWNFQIPVSMQEGYAYPALTPEIKRMMLGGTQARILNLDVEKLKRVAATDEFANRDRLAEPWTSGRRTA